The following nucleotide sequence is from Tissierellales bacterium.
CAGTTTTTGAATCTGTAAATACCATATACACCGATACATTATTTGCAAAGCAAGAATCTGGAGATTTGAGTATCCCTCTCAAAGAACATTGGATAAAGGATTCTCAGATAAAATCATTTTCTGAAGCGCTAGACCACAGAGGAATATCTAACGATACAACGTTGTTCAAATCAGTTGGTATGGGTTTATTCGATTTAATAGTAGCAGATACTCTGTATAAAAAAGCAAAAGAAAAAGGCGCCGGTCAGCACCTTGATTAATCATTATCTTTTTGCATTTTTTCTATTACACTCAAAAGTTTAGTACATGCTTCATCTTCATCCAAATCGTTCAAAAAATGATAATCGCAAACACTCTCATATACAGGTCGTCTCTTTGCTGAAATATCGAAAAAGGCTTTTGGATTAGATTTTATCAAGGGCCTTTTTTCTGTATCTATAGAATCGAAAATCATATTATCGGGTCTATCTATCCAGATCACAATACCGCTCTTAAGCGCCCCTATCGCCTCATCGCTTTTTATCACGCCGCCACCAGTTGCTATAACTACATCATTTCGCTTAGACAAATCTTTAGCATATGCTAGCTCTAGCCTTCGAAAATGCTCTTCACCATATTTTTCAAATATCTCTTGAATTTCCATGCCTTCTCCATTCTCTATATATTCATCTAAATCTATAAAAACTTTTGACATTTTCTGTGAAATACATCTTCCTAGAGTTGTCTTGCCCGAACCCATCATTCCTATAAATACTATATTTTTCAATCTATCTACCACCTTTTTTGTCTCGAATATAATTTCCAAGAATTTTTAACGAATGACTGCAATCCTCAGCACTCTTAAGTGCTCTTTGCATATTTTCATCATTTTGATTTCCTTCAATATCTATATAAAAATAATACTCCCAAGGCTGATCTTTAATTGGTCTTGACTCTATCTTTAGCATATTTATTCCTTCATTTGCAAAACAACCTATTAGCTCATATAAACAACCCGGCCTGTGGGGAATCGTCAAAATCAAACTCATTTTATCCCCAGCTTTAACAACTTCTCCACATCTAGTCACTATTATAAATCTAGTAGTATTGCAATTACAATCATTTATTCCACTTTCCAAAACATCTAAATCATACAGCTCTGCTGCTCTAATACCTCCAATAGCCGCAACACCTATCTCACTACTACGACTTACCTTCTGTGCACTTTTAGCGGTATTCGTATAAGCTATTATCTCCCAATTTGGATTTTTACTCAGATACTCTCTACACTGACTTATCGCCTGTGGGTGAGAATAAACGCGCTTTATATCATTTATTGACTCTCCCTGTTTCACCATCAATTGATGATTTATCTTCAAATAATGCTCTCCAATGATTTGAAGTTTTTTCTTATTTAAAAGATCATATATTTCAGTAACCGCTCCCGTAGAGCTGTTTTCAACAGGAAGCACTCCGTAATCTATATCACCATTTATTATACTATCTATAAGCTCTCCAAAACTAGAATACGCATTTTTTTCATAATTGTATCCTCCAAAAAATCCCCTTAGAGCAGCCTCACTATACGAACCCTCAACTCCTTGAAAACCTAATTTTAGAATTTCTTTTTCATTTAAAGCCCTCATTAATATCACCTACCTCATAGCATCCAATATAGTCATAGCGCATACTGCTTCTACAACAGGTACAGCTCTTGGAACTATACACGGATCATGCCTTCCCTCAATTTCAAGTTTTACAGCATTTCCCTCTGAATCAATTGTATTTTGTATCTTTCCAATAGATGGTGTCGGTTTTATAGCTACTTCAAGTACTATAGGCATTCCATTCGATATTCCACCAACTATTCCACCATTATTGTTCGTAGTAGTTCTCACTATTCCATCTTCAATTATCATTTCATCATTAGCTTCACTGCCTCTCATACTAGCTAATTCAAACCCTCTGCCAAATGAAACTCCCTTTACTGCTGGAACCGCAAAAAGACCACTTGCTAACTGACTCTCTAGCGTATCAAAAAATGGATCTCCAACCCCTGCCTTCAAATTTAGTATAGCAATTTCAACTTTTCCCCCTATAGAATCTTGTTCTAATCTAGCTTCTTCTATCTCTCTTTTCATAACTTCAGCCTTGCTTCCATCTAACAATAGAAACTGCTCACCAGTAGGTCTCTTGTTTTCAACTTGCAAAAAACTATCATCTAATACTTTTCCAATCTGAGAAATATGACCAAGTATCTCAACTCCGCTTAAACTGAGTATCTGCTTTGCAACTGCCCCAGCAAATACAATCGGTGCTGTGAGTCTTCCAGAAAAATGTCCACCGCCTCTGTAGTCATTAAATCCTTCATATCTCTTATATCCTGTGTAATCAGCATGTGATGGTCTAAATGTTGACTTCATCTTGCCATAATCTTTAGACCTTTTATCTGTATTTCTAATTACTGCACAAAGTGGCGTTCCAGTAGTTCTTCCTTCAAATACACCGCTTAATATCTCAAATTCATCTGCCTCTTTTCTAGGCGTAGACCAAGCATTTTGTCCCGGCCTTCTCCTATCCATTTCTCTATTTATCATATCTTCGTCTATTTTTACACCGCTTGGAAGTCCATCTATACTTATACCTATAGCTTTACCATGAGACTCTCCAAACAATGTATATTTTATATGCTTGCCATAAACACTACCCATATGCTATTTCTCCTCCTAGTGACACAAAATCTTCAAAAAATCCTGGATAAGATTTTGAAACTGATTCGTTTCCTTCTATTACAACTGCGGAATTACATCTTATAGATGCTATGGCAAGCGCCATAGCTATTCTATGGTCGTTCCAACTCGACACCTTTCCTCCTGATAAAGTTTTCTTTCCCTGTATTATCATTCCATCTTCTGTTTCTACTATATCTGCTCCTAGTTTTGACAGTTCGCTTACCGTTGATTTTATCCTATCAGATTCTTTTATTCTAAGTCTTTGACCATTTATCACTCTAGTTTCACCGTCACTTAATGCAGCTAATACGCAAAGTACAGGTATCAAATCTGGACACTCTGATGCATCTATTATAGTTCCCTTCGTTTCACTTGAAAAAATTTCAATATCATCGTCTGAAATCTTTAGTTTCGCTCCCATCCTTTTAAGTATATCTAAAACTTCTTTATCTCCTTGAAGTGAATTGACACTGAGGTCTTTGCACACAAGCCCATTGCCTATGCATCCTGCGACAAGCCAAAACGCCCCTTGAGAATAATCGCCCTCTACCCTATAATTTCTACCATTGTATTTTTGATTTCCTTCTATTATATATCTGTTTTTTTCGTTCTTTTCAATAGCTACTCCAAAATCATCTAATGCACTAAGTGTAAGATCAACATATGCTTTAGATTCAAAATTTCCAACTATCTCAATTTGCGAATCTCCATCTAACAAAGGCAGTGCAAACAATAATCCGCTTATAAACTGAGAACTAACATCACCTCTAATTTCATATTTTCCAGTTTTCAGCTGACTGTTAACTTCAAATGGAAGCTTTCCTGAATAAGCATAATCCATATTTTTCGCCCTAAATATCTCCGCATATAAATCAAGAGGTCTATCCACAAGCCTTCCATTCCCCACAAATCTAGCCTTAGCAGATAATGCTGCAGCTATAGGTATCATAAATCTTATGGTAGAACCAGATTCATTGCAATCTATGGTACATTTTTCCTCTGTTTTACTCTTTATTCCATTTACTATGACAAAATCTTCTCCACGTTCAAATTC
It contains:
- the aroA gene encoding 3-phosphoshikimate 1-carboxyvinyltransferase, with the translated sequence MTTVSIKPNNLRGSIKIPPSKSMSHRAIICASLAEGESVVSNLIFSKDIEASIGAMQALGAEFERGEDFVIVNGIKSKTEEKCTIDCNESGSTIRFMIPIAAALSAKARFVGNGRLVDRPLDLYAEIFRAKNMDYAYSGKLPFEVNSQLKTGKYEIRGDVSSQFISGLLFALPLLDGDSQIEIVGNFESKAYVDLTLSALDDFGVAIEKNEKNRYIIEGNQKYNGRNYRVEGDYSQGAFWLVAGCIGNGLVCKDLSVNSLQGDKEVLDILKRMGAKLKISDDDIEIFSSETKGTIIDASECPDLIPVLCVLAALSDGETRVINGQRLRIKESDRIKSTVSELSKLGADIVETEDGMIIQGKKTLSGGKVSSWNDHRIAMALAIASIRCNSAVVIEGNESVSKSYPGFFEDFVSLGGEIAYG
- the pheA gene encoding prephenate dehydratase, with translation MRALNEKEILKLGFQGVEGSYSEAALRGFFGGYNYEKNAYSSFGELIDSIINGDIDYGVLPVENSSTGAVTEIYDLLNKKKLQIIGEHYLKINHQLMVKQGESINDIKRVYSHPQAISQCREYLSKNPNWEIIAYTNTAKSAQKVSRSSEIGVAAIGGIRAAELYDLDVLESGINDCNCNTTRFIIVTRCGEVVKAGDKMSLILTIPHRPGCLYELIGCFANEGINMLKIESRPIKDQPWEYYFYIDIEGNQNDENMQRALKSAEDCSHSLKILGNYIRDKKGGR
- a CDS encoding shikimate kinase, with the protein product MKNIVFIGMMGSGKTTLGRCISQKMSKVFIDLDEYIENGEGMEIQEIFEKYGEEHFRRLELAYAKDLSKRNDVVIATGGGVIKSDEAIGALKSGIVIWIDRPDNMIFDSIDTEKRPLIKSNPKAFFDISAKRRPVYESVCDYHFLNDLDEDEACTKLLSVIEKMQKDND
- the aroC gene encoding chorismate synthase, whose protein sequence is MGSVYGKHIKYTLFGESHGKAIGISIDGLPSGVKIDEDMINREMDRRRPGQNAWSTPRKEADEFEILSGVFEGRTTGTPLCAVIRNTDKRSKDYGKMKSTFRPSHADYTGYKRYEGFNDYRGGGHFSGRLTAPIVFAGAVAKQILSLSGVEILGHISQIGKVLDDSFLQVENKRPTGEQFLLLDGSKAEVMKREIEEARLEQDSIGGKVEIAILNLKAGVGDPFFDTLESQLASGLFAVPAVKGVSFGRGFELASMRGSEANDEMIIEDGIVRTTTNNNGGIVGGISNGMPIVLEVAIKPTPSIGKIQNTIDSEGNAVKLEIEGRHDPCIVPRAVPVVEAVCAMTILDAMR